A portion of the Collinsella aerofaciens genome contains these proteins:
- the recJ gene encoding single-stranded-DNA-specific exonuclease RecJ, translating into MSSLKTTHRWAVAQQNPELEKELSAGLGIPGLVARIMVAHGITSIEEGQLFLTPSLDRDWADPIIIPGMSVVADRVERAIRNHEHIAVFGDFDVDGITSTCLLTEALRTFGADVTPFIPHRFDEGYGLSRAALDRVNELARPQLIVTVDNGIAAKEEVSYLESLGIDLVVTDHHEPSDQVPQCVPLTDPKLEDEGPSRELAGAGVALKLVQVLGERLDKPSYWRSLIEVAALGTVSDMMPLTPENRALVAEGIQQMRVTARPGYIALAALAKADLSSITADGLSFSLIPRLNAAGRMADPKLALDLLLARDPIEASSLAAELEEINRQRREIEAELTRDAMAKVEKTYDGGRAIVVGGEGWHEGVKGIVASRLTNRYHVPALLFSIEDGIARGSGRSVGKVNLFDAVERCSDLLIRRGGHAGAVGVTIEASKLDEFRRRLSAVLSELPAEDFEDTDEVAATVDLSELNIETIEQISRLEPFGQGNKVPLLAAEGVTMCDRAVVGKTGEHMRFVATDGAASVPAIMFRVPQIDKLINCDSAVDLVFEAVAEHWQGRVKPKLMIKDVLVRDTTLPSVDDPACELRRGVQPADSGLRLESRKRETLAQLSYTELTRSLIHSFIGSNQPHRAQVEALDALADHQSVLAVMGTGRGKSLIFHVHAAREAVLRGRASIFVYPLRALVADQAYHLSSTMAALGIGVGVLTGETVEAARDDVFAGLASGRTGIVLTTPEFLSIHRDRFARSGRIGFVVIDEAHHAGLAKGGDRSAYLDMPDIFKALGDPVVMAATATATAPVVAELARMLPITRTVVDETVRENLQLEDDRDLASRENRLVSIVATGEKTVIYVNSRDQSVALAKTLRKRVPDCATHIAFYNAGLARSDRRRVEEAFRDGSLSCIVSTSAFGEGVNLPDIRHVVLYHMPFGAIEFNQMSGRAGRDGQPAVIHLLYSSRDARINERLLDCYAPERDELVTLYRALQTMWRSNRGKTGDDSFSASDIDIAQMCLAIDARTPVDERSVESGLGIFEELGFCRVSGFDDTRRIAMAENPGRVQLSRSIRYLEGLRSRMEFSAFRSWALDSCASDMLAKVNRPIVPRA; encoded by the coding sequence ATGTCATCGCTTAAGACGACGCATCGCTGGGCGGTCGCTCAGCAAAACCCCGAACTCGAAAAGGAGCTTTCGGCTGGCCTGGGAATACCCGGGCTGGTGGCGCGCATTATGGTTGCGCACGGCATTACATCCATCGAAGAGGGCCAGCTGTTTTTGACGCCTTCGCTCGATCGCGACTGGGCCGACCCAATCATTATCCCGGGCATGTCGGTCGTTGCCGACCGCGTCGAGCGTGCTATTCGCAACCACGAGCACATCGCGGTCTTTGGCGATTTTGACGTTGACGGTATTACGTCGACCTGCCTGTTAACCGAGGCGCTGCGCACGTTTGGCGCCGATGTCACGCCGTTTATTCCGCATCGCTTTGACGAGGGCTACGGTCTCTCGCGCGCGGCGCTCGACCGCGTTAACGAGCTCGCTCGCCCCCAGTTGATCGTGACCGTCGATAACGGCATTGCCGCCAAGGAAGAGGTCTCCTATCTGGAGAGCCTGGGAATCGATCTGGTGGTTACGGACCACCATGAGCCGTCCGACCAGGTGCCGCAGTGCGTGCCCCTGACCGACCCCAAGCTCGAGGATGAGGGGCCCTCGCGTGAACTTGCCGGTGCTGGTGTGGCGCTCAAGCTGGTGCAAGTCCTGGGTGAGCGCTTGGACAAGCCGTCGTATTGGCGTTCGCTAATCGAGGTCGCGGCGCTGGGCACCGTGTCCGACATGATGCCGCTCACGCCCGAGAACCGCGCGCTGGTTGCCGAGGGCATCCAGCAGATGCGCGTAACCGCTCGCCCCGGCTATATCGCGCTTGCCGCGCTCGCCAAGGCAGACCTTTCGAGCATTACGGCGGATGGCCTATCGTTCTCGCTCATTCCCCGCTTAAACGCTGCCGGTCGCATGGCCGATCCCAAGCTGGCGCTCGACCTGCTGCTTGCCCGCGATCCCATCGAAGCAAGCTCGCTGGCGGCCGAGCTCGAGGAAATCAACCGCCAGCGCCGTGAGATCGAGGCGGAGCTCACGCGCGATGCCATGGCAAAGGTCGAGAAGACCTATGACGGCGGACGCGCGATCGTTGTGGGCGGCGAAGGCTGGCACGAGGGCGTCAAGGGCATCGTGGCAAGCCGTCTGACCAACCGCTATCACGTGCCGGCGCTGCTGTTCTCGATCGAGGACGGTATCGCGCGCGGCTCTGGTCGCTCGGTGGGCAAAGTTAACCTGTTTGACGCCGTCGAGCGCTGTTCCGACCTGCTGATTCGTCGCGGCGGACATGCCGGTGCGGTGGGTGTGACCATCGAGGCATCCAAGCTCGATGAGTTCCGCCGCCGCCTTTCCGCCGTGCTGTCCGAGCTTCCCGCCGAGGACTTTGAAGACACTGACGAGGTCGCCGCCACCGTCGACCTTTCCGAGCTGAATATCGAGACCATCGAGCAGATCTCCCGCCTTGAGCCGTTTGGCCAGGGCAACAAGGTGCCGCTGCTGGCTGCCGAGGGCGTGACGATGTGCGACCGCGCCGTGGTGGGCAAAACCGGCGAGCACATGCGCTTTGTGGCGACCGATGGCGCCGCGAGTGTGCCGGCCATTATGTTCCGCGTGCCGCAAATCGATAAGCTCATCAACTGCGATAGCGCTGTCGACTTGGTGTTCGAGGCCGTTGCCGAGCATTGGCAGGGGCGTGTGAAGCCCAAGCTCATGATCAAGGATGTTCTGGTCCGCGATACCACTCTGCCTAGCGTCGACGATCCGGCATGTGAACTTCGCCGCGGCGTGCAACCGGCGGATTCCGGTCTGCGCCTGGAGTCGCGTAAGCGCGAGACGCTCGCCCAGCTTTCCTATACCGAGCTCACGCGCTCGCTTATCCATAGCTTTATCGGCTCGAACCAGCCGCACCGCGCGCAGGTCGAGGCACTCGATGCCCTGGCCGATCACCAAAGTGTTCTGGCCGTTATGGGAACGGGGCGCGGCAAGTCGCTCATCTTCCATGTGCATGCTGCGCGCGAGGCGGTCCTTCGCGGGCGTGCGAGCATCTTTGTCTATCCGCTGCGCGCGCTCGTTGCCGACCAGGCCTATCACCTCTCGTCGACGATGGCAGCGCTTGGCATTGGCGTTGGCGTGCTGACCGGCGAGACCGTGGAGGCCGCACGCGATGACGTGTTCGCCGGTCTAGCTTCGGGCCGTACCGGTATCGTGCTCACGACGCCCGAGTTCCTGTCTATCCACCGTGACCGTTTCGCGCGTTCGGGCCGCATCGGCTTTGTCGTTATCGATGAGGCGCACCACGCCGGCCTTGCCAAGGGCGGCGACCGTAGCGCCTATCTTGACATGCCCGATATCTTCAAAGCCCTGGGCGACCCGGTCGTTATGGCTGCGACGGCCACCGCGACGGCTCCGGTCGTGGCCGAGCTTGCCCGCATGTTGCCGATCACTCGCACGGTGGTCGACGAGACGGTGCGCGAGAACCTGCAGCTCGAGGACGACCGCGACCTTGCGAGCCGCGAGAACCGTTTGGTGTCGATCGTGGCGACGGGGGAGAAGACCGTCATTTACGTCAATTCGCGCGACCAGTCTGTGGCGCTCGCCAAGACGTTGCGCAAGCGTGTGCCCGATTGCGCAACCCATATCGCGTTCTATAACGCGGGGCTTGCGCGTTCCGATCGCCGTCGCGTGGAGGAAGCATTCCGAGACGGAAGCCTCAGCTGCATCGTTTCGACCTCCGCCTTTGGCGAGGGTGTCAACCTGCCCGATATCCGCCATGTCGTGCTCTACCACATGCCGTTTGGCGCCATCGAGTTCAACCAGATGAGCGGACGTGCCGGCCGCGATGGCCAGCCCGCCGTGATCCATCTGCTCTATTCGTCGCGCGACGCCCGCATTAACGAGCGCCTGCTCGACTGCTATGCGCCCGAGCGCGACGAGCTCGTCACGCTCTATCGCGCGCTGCAGACCATGTGGCGCTCCAACCGCGGCAAAACCGGGGACGATTCCTTTAGCGCGAGCGATATCGACATCGCGCAGATGTGCCTTGCCATCGATGCTCGCACGCCGGTCGACGAGCGTTCGGTGGAAAGCGGCCTGGGAATCTTCGAAGAGCTTGGTTTCTGTCGAGTTTCGGGGTTTGACGACACTCGTCGCATCGCGATGGCCGAAAACCCCGGCCGCGTGCAATTGAGCAGGTCAATTCGCTATTTGGAGGGCTTGCGCTCGCGCATGGAGTTTTCGGCTTTCCGGAGCTGGGCGCTCGATTCGTGCGCTTCTGATATGCTAGCCAAAGTTAACCGCCCGATCGTACCGCGGGCCTAG
- a CDS encoding RelA/SpoT family protein, giving the protein MDAAARTAHDSTLQPFSEMEHYKHADELPPEIMADSYDKLERLCLKYMNEDDFSKVEQAYCFAAEKHCNQKRRSGEMYINHPVEVAIILADLKMDCDVVCAALLHDTVEDTETSLADVSGLFGDTVAELVDGVTKLTNIEVDSMDEKQALTLRKMFLAMSKDIRVIIVKLADRLHNMRTLAALREDRRLFKARETMDVYAPLADRLGMSSIKWELEDLSFFYLEPDAYQRIARMVAESREVRERYLAETIKTLTDELNRIGLEDFQINGRSKHYWSIYQKMKRKGKEFSEIYDLVALRVITHSVRDCYSTLGAVHTLWHPMPGRFKDYIAMPKVNNYQSLHTTVIGPTARPLEIQIRTYEMHEQAEYGIAAHWLYKKSGGSSASKTNDAQRLDDQINWLKHSLDWAASDEITDAKEYLHSLKVDLFDQEIFVFTPKGEVMALRAGSTPLDFAYAVHTEVGNHCVGAKINGAVAPLTHEIKTGDRVEILTNKSSKPSRDWLKIVKTPSAKSKIRRYFAAATKDDDAAAGRDMLSKDLRKRGYGISTPRSTRALNAVAEQFNFKQLEDLFAAVGAGKVAPRAVGNKVEQILDPKPEEQLTKAEAIAEVVKQPARGSNRKPQKRGKSASNGIIVKGESNSGLLVRLAHCCNPVTGDDIVGFITRGRGVSVHRANCPNVKGLMEHPERMIEVEWDGAADTLFQVEIVVECLDRMGLLKDVTIAIGDAGGNILSAATSTNREGIATLRFMVEISDASGLDPLLASISSVDSVYDARRLMPGEGGAQLKRRV; this is encoded by the coding sequence ATGGATGCCGCAGCCCGTACCGCCCATGATTCCACCCTCCAGCCGTTTTCGGAGATGGAGCACTATAAGCATGCCGATGAGCTGCCGCCCGAGATTATGGCGGACAGCTACGACAAGCTGGAGCGCCTGTGCCTCAAATATATGAATGAGGACGACTTTTCTAAGGTTGAGCAGGCCTACTGCTTTGCCGCCGAGAAGCACTGCAACCAAAAGCGCCGCTCGGGCGAGATGTACATTAACCATCCCGTCGAGGTTGCCATCATTTTGGCCGATCTCAAGATGGACTGCGATGTGGTGTGCGCCGCGCTGCTGCACGATACCGTCGAGGATACTGAGACCTCGCTCGCCGATGTTTCCGGCCTGTTTGGCGATACGGTGGCCGAGCTCGTCGATGGCGTGACCAAGCTCACCAACATCGAAGTCGACAGCATGGACGAGAAGCAGGCGCTCACGCTGCGCAAGATGTTCCTCGCCATGTCCAAGGACATTCGCGTCATCATCGTTAAACTTGCCGATCGTCTGCACAACATGCGAACGCTGGCAGCCCTGCGCGAGGATCGTCGCCTGTTTAAGGCTCGCGAGACCATGGACGTGTACGCGCCCTTGGCCGACCGCCTGGGCATGAGCTCTATTAAGTGGGAGCTCGAGGACCTGTCCTTCTTCTACCTGGAGCCCGATGCCTACCAGCGCATCGCGCGTATGGTAGCTGAGTCGCGCGAGGTCCGCGAACGCTACCTTGCCGAGACCATCAAGACGCTTACCGATGAGCTCAACCGCATTGGTCTGGAGGACTTCCAGATCAACGGCCGCTCCAAGCACTATTGGTCCATCTACCAAAAGATGAAGCGCAAGGGCAAGGAGTTCTCCGAGATCTACGACCTGGTGGCGCTGCGCGTTATTACCCATTCGGTGCGCGATTGCTACTCCACGCTCGGTGCGGTGCATACGCTGTGGCACCCCATGCCCGGTCGCTTTAAAGACTATATCGCCATGCCTAAGGTCAATAACTACCAGTCGCTCCACACGACGGTCATCGGCCCCACGGCTCGCCCGCTCGAGATTCAGATTCGAACCTACGAGATGCATGAGCAGGCCGAGTACGGCATTGCCGCCCACTGGCTATATAAGAAGTCGGGCGGATCGTCTGCGTCTAAGACCAATGATGCCCAGCGTCTGGACGACCAGATTAACTGGCTCAAACATTCGCTCGATTGGGCTGCGTCTGATGAGATTACCGACGCCAAGGAATACCTGCATTCGCTGAAGGTCGACCTCTTCGATCAGGAGATCTTTGTCTTTACGCCCAAGGGCGAGGTCATGGCGCTTCGTGCCGGCTCCACGCCGCTCGACTTTGCCTACGCCGTTCACACCGAGGTGGGAAACCATTGCGTCGGCGCCAAAATCAACGGTGCGGTGGCTCCGCTCACGCACGAGATTAAGACGGGTGACCGTGTCGAGATTCTGACTAACAAGAGTTCCAAGCCGTCGCGTGATTGGCTCAAGATCGTTAAGACACCTTCCGCCAAGTCAAAGATCCGCCGCTATTTTGCCGCTGCGACCAAGGACGACGACGCTGCTGCCGGTCGCGATATGCTGTCCAAGGACCTGCGTAAGCGTGGCTATGGCATTTCTACGCCGCGTTCGACGCGTGCGCTCAACGCCGTGGCGGAGCAGTTTAACTTCAAGCAGCTCGAGGACCTGTTTGCCGCCGTCGGCGCCGGCAAGGTTGCCCCGCGCGCTGTGGGCAATAAGGTCGAGCAAATCTTGGACCCCAAGCCCGAGGAACAGCTCACCAAGGCCGAGGCTATCGCCGAGGTCGTGAAGCAGCCTGCTCGCGGCTCCAACCGCAAGCCGCAAAAGCGCGGCAAGAGCGCCAGTAACGGCATTATCGTCAAGGGCGAGAGCAACAGCGGCCTACTGGTCCGTCTGGCTCATTGCTGCAACCCCGTGACGGGCGACGACATCGTCGGCTTCATCACGCGCGGTCGTGGCGTTTCGGTGCATCGCGCCAACTGTCCCAACGTCAAGGGTCTTATGGAGCATCCCGAGCGCATGATCGAAGTGGAGTGGGACGGCGCTGCCGACACCCTCTTCCAGGTCGAGATCGTGGTCGAGTGCCTGGACCGCATGGGCCTTCTCAAGGATGTCACCATTGCCATTGGCGATGCGGGCGGCAATATCCTTTCTGCCGCCACGTCGACCAACCGCGAGGGTATTGCAACCCTGCGCTTTATGGTCGAGATCTCGGACGCGAGCGGTTTGGATCCGCTGCTGGCTTCCATCAGCAGTGTCGATTCGGTCTACGACGCTCGCCGTCTTATGCCCGGCGAAGGCGGAGCTCAGCTTAAGCGCCGTGTGTAG
- a CDS encoding MBL fold metallo-hydrolase: protein MGDMTLDLTPRGAASIEAFVNGPIQTNSYAVISNDECLIVDPAWEGERLVEHIRTARPEVRVLGSVCTHGHADHVGGVAGVRAVVGDGALYELCAKDVKVPRANIEEQRTMWGIETPDPGKPTRLLAEGDTIEVGDVCLQVIETPGHTPGGIVLFAATEQGNIAFVGDTLFPGSHGRTDLSGGDEAAIMRSLSKLAKTLPPDTVCLTGHGDSTTMARELMQNPFMQM, encoded by the coding sequence ATGGGCGATATGACTTTGGACCTGACACCCCGAGGTGCGGCTTCGATTGAGGCATTCGTCAACGGCCCCATTCAGACCAACAGTTACGCCGTGATTTCGAATGACGAGTGCTTAATCGTCGATCCGGCGTGGGAAGGCGAGCGTCTTGTGGAGCATATCCGCACCGCGCGTCCCGAGGTGCGCGTACTCGGCTCTGTCTGCACGCACGGTCATGCCGACCATGTTGGCGGGGTCGCCGGGGTTCGAGCTGTTGTTGGCGACGGCGCGCTATATGAGTTGTGCGCTAAGGACGTGAAGGTACCTCGCGCAAATATCGAGGAGCAGCGCACCATGTGGGGTATCGAGACGCCCGATCCGGGTAAGCCGACGCGTTTGCTTGCCGAGGGCGATACAATCGAGGTGGGCGACGTCTGCCTGCAGGTGATCGAGACGCCGGGGCATACGCCGGGCGGCATCGTCCTGTTCGCCGCGACCGAGCAGGGGAACATCGCCTTTGTGGGCGACACGCTTTTCCCGGGCAGCCACGGTCGTACCGATCTTTCCGGCGGTGACGAGGCGGCGATTATGCGCTCGCTCTCCAAACTTGCCAAGACGCTTCCGCCCGATACCGTTTGCTTGACGGGCCATGGCGATTCGACCACGATGGCGCGCGAACTTATGCAGAATCCGTTTATGCAGATGTAG
- the fba gene encoding class II fructose-1,6-bisphosphate aldolase encodes MLVNAADMLKKAEAGKYGLGAFNTNNLEWTLAILQAAEEAKSPLILQCTAGAAKWMGGFKVCADMVKAAVEATGVTVPVALHLDHGSYEDCFKCIEAGFTSIMYDGSHEETFQLNLDRTKELVELAHSKGMSIEAEVGGIGGTEDGVTSSGELADPAECKQIADLGVDFLACGIGNIHGVYPADWAGLSFERLGEIKAQTGDLPLVLHGGTGIPEDQIKKAISLGISKINVNTDLQLVFAKGVREYIEAGKDQQGKGFDPRKLLKPGRDNIVARTKELMEEFGSVNKA; translated from the coding sequence ATGCTCGTCAACGCAGCAGACATGCTCAAGAAGGCCGAGGCCGGCAAGTACGGTCTCGGTGCCTTCAACACCAACAACCTCGAGTGGACCCTGGCTATTCTCCAGGCCGCCGAGGAGGCCAAGTCTCCGCTGATCCTTCAGTGCACCGCTGGTGCCGCTAAGTGGATGGGCGGTTTCAAGGTCTGCGCCGACATGGTCAAGGCTGCCGTCGAGGCCACGGGCGTTACCGTTCCCGTCGCCCTTCACCTCGATCACGGTTCTTACGAGGACTGCTTCAAGTGCATCGAGGCCGGCTTTACGTCCATCATGTATGACGGCTCTCACGAGGAGACCTTCCAGCTTAACCTCGACCGCACCAAGGAGCTCGTTGAGCTTGCCCACTCCAAGGGCATGTCCATCGAGGCCGAGGTCGGCGGCATCGGCGGCACCGAGGACGGCGTGACCTCCAGCGGCGAGCTCGCTGATCCTGCTGAGTGCAAGCAGATCGCTGACCTGGGCGTCGACTTCCTCGCCTGCGGCATCGGCAACATCCACGGCGTGTACCCCGCCGACTGGGCTGGCCTTTCCTTCGAGCGCCTGGGCGAGATCAAGGCCCAGACCGGCGACCTGCCCCTCGTCCTGCACGGTGGCACCGGCATCCCCGAGGATCAGATCAAGAAGGCCATCTCCCTGGGCATCTCCAAGATCAACGTCAACACCGACCTGCAGCTCGTCTTCGCCAAGGGCGTTCGCGAGTACATCGAGGCTGGCAAGGATCAGCAGGGCAAGGGCTTTGACCCCCGCAAGCTCCTCAAGCCTGGTCGCGACAACATCGTTGCCCGCACCAAGGAGCTCATGGAGGAGTTTGGCTCCGTCAACAAGGCGTAA
- a CDS encoding transglutaminase-like domain-containing protein: MAVINVLPSDGKVIDEGPVGCFVDVCCDDFRHLDVGLPPEILRLKDAGYLTQAVAACDRLLEQNPEPSLAACVRAERYRMLETLLHFSVSRDQAIAMIREEWPEFTEEQFDDLINRKRIDWRFIDGELFVLDNFLDSLRVYPKEVPGMRPDSTDGIALRNEMLKEMESQNGLARVITLKASVSVPGALDGETVRAWLPVAAACRQQSHIEVLDMTPEGAVAPANASARTASWSSSSEHFFSVTYRYHIDAAYCDVYGGTLPVHPRMDAPLPEDISEDRPHIAFTPYLQQLTARVIDGLEDPLDRARAIYDYLTQHIDYRYQPPYLLLESIADDCAHSLRGDCGVMALTFITMCRIAGVPARWQSGLYVTPDSVGSHDWAEFYTPQTGWLNADVSFGSSARRMGEEWRRRHYFGNLDPWRMVANNRFQAEFEPSFDGMREDPYDNQMGEASVDGRGCRRREMLRTVELIEMLEVPFSD, from the coding sequence ATGGCTGTTATTAATGTACTGCCTTCGGATGGGAAGGTTATTGACGAGGGTCCAGTCGGTTGCTTTGTTGATGTTTGCTGTGATGACTTTCGTCATCTCGATGTTGGACTGCCGCCCGAGATTCTTCGTCTTAAGGATGCCGGGTATTTGACGCAGGCTGTTGCTGCCTGCGATCGCCTTTTGGAGCAGAACCCCGAGCCTTCGCTGGCTGCTTGTGTTCGTGCCGAGCGGTATCGCATGCTCGAGACGCTGCTTCATTTTTCGGTGTCGCGCGACCAAGCTATTGCGATGATTCGCGAGGAGTGGCCAGAGTTTACCGAAGAGCAGTTTGATGACCTGATTAATCGTAAGCGTATTGACTGGCGCTTTATCGATGGCGAACTGTTCGTTCTCGACAACTTCCTCGATTCGCTTCGCGTATATCCCAAAGAGGTTCCCGGCATGCGGCCCGATTCTACGGACGGAATAGCACTGCGCAACGAGATGCTCAAGGAGATGGAGTCACAAAACGGATTGGCTCGCGTCATTACGCTTAAAGCGTCCGTGTCTGTCCCCGGTGCTCTAGATGGAGAGACTGTTCGCGCGTGGCTACCCGTTGCCGCTGCCTGTCGTCAACAGTCTCATATCGAGGTTCTCGATATGACGCCGGAGGGTGCTGTTGCCCCCGCGAATGCTTCGGCGCGTACCGCCTCGTGGTCTTCTTCGAGTGAGCACTTTTTTTCGGTGACCTATCGTTATCACATCGATGCTGCTTATTGTGATGTCTACGGTGGCACACTTCCGGTTCACCCGCGTATGGACGCGCCTCTGCCCGAGGATATTTCCGAGGACCGTCCGCACATTGCATTCACGCCGTATCTACAGCAGCTGACAGCCCGTGTCATTGACGGGCTCGAGGATCCGCTCGATCGCGCCCGTGCTATCTATGATTACCTGACGCAGCATATCGACTATCGCTATCAGCCGCCGTACTTGCTTTTGGAATCTATTGCCGATGACTGCGCGCATTCGCTCCGCGGCGATTGCGGCGTTATGGCGCTCACGTTTATCACCATGTGCCGTATCGCGGGCGTGCCTGCCCGTTGGCAGAGCGGCCTGTATGTTACGCCCGATTCGGTGGGGTCGCACGACTGGGCAGAGTTCTATACGCCGCAGACCGGTTGGCTCAACGCCGACGTGTCATTTGGATCTTCTGCTCGCAGGATGGGGGAGGAGTGGCGCCGCCGTCACTACTTTGGCAATCTCGACCCGTGGCGTATGGTGGCCAACAATCGATTCCAGGCAGAGTTTGAGCCCTCTTTCGACGGCATGCGCGAGGACCCTTACGATAACCAGATGGGTGAGGCTTCGGTTGACGGTCGCGGATGCCGTCGGCGCGAGATGCTCCGCACGGTCGAACTCATCGAAATGCTCGAAGTTCCATTTTCGGACTAA
- the infC gene encoding translation initiation factor IF-3: protein MEVGKIAKSDDTRINDEITASSCRLIGVDGSQLGLFAIRDAQRVADDQGLDLVEIAPNAEPPVCKVMDYGKFKYQQAMKAKAARKNQSKVEVKEMKFRPKIDVGDYETKKGHVLRFLKKGARVKITIMFRGREMAHPEQGLNVLERLAEDLKPYATVESKPKMEGRNMLMLLAPIKGAFDEDKAASDSK, encoded by the coding sequence ATGGAGGTAGGGAAAATAGCTAAGTCTGATGACACCCGCATCAACGACGAGATCACTGCATCTTCGTGTCGTTTGATTGGCGTCGATGGCTCTCAGCTCGGCCTGTTCGCCATCCGCGATGCCCAGCGCGTCGCCGACGATCAGGGTCTCGACCTAGTCGAGATCGCTCCCAACGCGGAGCCGCCGGTCTGCAAGGTCATGGACTACGGTAAGTTCAAGTACCAGCAGGCCATGAAGGCCAAGGCTGCTCGTAAGAACCAGTCCAAGGTCGAGGTCAAGGAAATGAAGTTCCGACCCAAGATCGACGTTGGCGACTACGAGACCAAGAAGGGTCACGTTCTGCGCTTCCTCAAGAAGGGCGCACGCGTTAAGATCACCATCATGTTCCGCGGCCGTGAGATGGCTCACCCGGAGCAGGGCCTTAACGTTCTCGAGCGTCTCGCCGAGGATCTCAAGCCTTACGCTACGGTCGAGTCCAAGCCTAAGATGGAAGGCCGTAACATGCTTATGCTGCTCGCCCCGATTAAGGGCGCCTTCGATGAGGATAAAGCGGCAAGCGATAGCAAGTAA
- the rpmI gene encoding 50S ribosomal protein L35, with amino-acid sequence MPKMKSHSGTKKRFRKTGTGKLMRAKAFKSHILSKKSTKRKRGFRQETEIAAADRKVIKSRLA; translated from the coding sequence ATGCCTAAGATGAAGTCCCACAGCGGCACCAAGAAGCGTTTCCGCAAGACTGGTACCGGCAAGCTTATGCGCGCCAAGGCTTTCAAGAGCCACATCCTGAGCAAGAAGTCCACCAAGCGTAAGCGTGGCTTCCGTCAGGAGACCGAGATCGCCGCTGCCGACCGCAAGGTCATCAAGTCGCGTCTCGCCTAA
- the rplT gene encoding 50S ribosomal protein L20 — MARIKRAVAAKKKRRTVMHRAKGYYGAASRTYKHAKEQVQHSLQYQYRDRRNKKREIRSLWITRINAAARLNDISYSQFMHGLKVAGIELDRKVLAQMAYEDIESFNELATIAKKALEA, encoded by the coding sequence ATGGCACGTATTAAGCGCGCTGTTGCCGCCAAGAAGAAGCGCCGTACCGTTATGCACCGTGCGAAGGGTTACTACGGTGCCGCTTCGCGTACTTACAAGCATGCTAAAGAGCAGGTCCAGCACTCCCTGCAGTATCAGTATCGTGATCGCCGCAACAAGAAGCGCGAGATTCGTTCTCTCTGGATCACTCGTATCAACGCTGCTGCTCGCCTGAACGATATTTCTTACTCTCAGTTCATGCACGGCCTGAAGGTTGCCGGCATCGAGCTCGACCGCAAGGTCCTGGCTCAGATGGCTTACGAGGACATCGAGTCCTTCAACGAGCTGGCTACCATCGCCAAGAAGGCTCTCGAGGCCTAA